Proteins encoded in a region of the Anopheles ziemanni chromosome 2, idAnoZiCoDA_A2_x.2, whole genome shotgun sequence genome:
- the LOC131282782 gene encoding ribosome maturation protein SBDS, which yields MPKIFTPTNQIRLTNVAVVRMKKGGKRFEIACYKNKVLSWRSGTEKDLDEVLQTVAVFNNVSKGEVAKTEQLQKAFGKDDVTEICKEILAKGELQVSEKERQDQLDSMFKEIATTVADKCVNPDTKRPYPVSIIEKSMRDIHYSIKPHRNAKQQALDVIKVLKESIPLERAKMRLKVTLPAKEAKRLKDRIGKLSSTVTEGEEWEGERLMLTCLIDPGHFREMDEIIRTETKGAGALEVLNLKEIKEGEEVLE from the coding sequence ATGCCGAAAATATTCACACCGACGAACCAGATACGGCTTACAAATGTAGCCGTGGTGCGTATGAAGAAAGGCGGGAAGCGTTTTGAGATCGCATGCTACAAAAACAAAGTGCTCTCATGGCGATCAGGCACGGAAAAGGATCTCGATGAAGTGCTGCAAACGGTAGCGGTGTTTAACAATGTTTCGAAAGGCGAAGTGGCCAAAACAGAGCAACTGCAGAAGGCTTTCGGCAAGGACGATGTGACGGAGATTTGCAAAGAGATACTGGCCAAGGGAGAACTGCAGGTTTCGGAAAAGGAACGCCAGGACCAGCTCGATTCGATGTTCAAAGAAATAGCGACGACCGTAGCCGACAAGTGCGTAAATCCGGACACGAAGCGTCCCTATCCGGTTTCAATAATCGAAAAATCAATGCGAGACATCCATTACTCCATCAAACCGCATCGTAATGCAAAGCAGCAGGCGCTGGACGTTATAAAAGTGCTTAAAGAATCGATACCATTGGAAAGAGCAAAGATGCGTCTGAAGGTGACATTACCAGCGAAGGAAGCCAAACGGCTCAAGGATCGTATCGGAAAGCTAAGCTCTACGGTTACCGAAGGTGAAGAATGGGAGGGAGAGCGATTGATGCTGACGTGCTTGATCGATCCTGGCCACTTTCGTGAGATGGATGAAATAATCCGCACGGAAACCAAAGGAGCCGGTGCTCTGGAAGTGTTAAACTTAAAAGAGATCAAAGAAGGTGAGGAGGTTCTGGAGTAA